ATTACCTTATAATTATTCACCCCATAAAAAGATGAATCGTGATTAGAAGTCGTAATATGGGTTACTAAGGCGCTAGAATTTTCCAGGAGCATTCCAGTCAAATATTTGCCAATTTGCAATTTTTGTTTCTTCAATTTAAGATTTGCCACCTTTCTTTTTGAAAAAAAACCGATCCTAGAGTCAAAATCCATACCTATTAACAAGATTTCTCTAGCTAAAAACTCAACCGCAAGGGATACACCTCTATCACCATCAGTAAACCCTCCAAAGTTATAGACATTCCTCAATGGAAAATTTTGAGTTGTTCCTATAACATTACTAAGTGATGGAACATAAGAAGCGATCTTATCAAAGTTATCACCATGAGCGTGGACTACCATAATTGAGCCACCAGAATCAGCCCTGAGTAAGGATTCATAATCTCCATCAAGATCCGTTACAACATAATCTGGAATTATTCCTAAATCTAGACACATTTCAGTAGCCCCGTCGGCGGCTATTACAACCGGATTTTCTGACATGGCAGTACTAAATTCGTTTTTGCCACATTTGCAGATTTCAATTATGAAATTTTGTACCGTGCTTTCTTCAATGCTCGGTCCTGCTCCTATGACTAATGCTTTGCTATATTGTATTTTCCTGAAGCATTTTGGACCCAAGAATCCAATTTGTTTCAGGCCCGACAAGTTCAGCGAATTTAGAAAATCCTTTTGAATGTGAATGTCCAATAATCCAGCAATTATTAGGTAATAAGGATACCAGTTATTGAAATGCAATCAATTATTCATTAATCAATGAGTAGTATATCTTAATTTCATTGACTAGGAATTATTGGGAAAATGGTTTCAAGCTTTTTCGATTTTCAAAGTGTATATGCCTTCCAACCGTTAAATAATAAGATATGTCAAAACATGGTATGAATACTATTGATATAGACAAAAATTCGGATGATGTCATAAAAAGGATATATGATTTTAAGAATATTGCAGTAGTTGGAATGTCCCCAAATGAAGGAAAACCGTCTAACTATGTTCCAAAATACTTAATCGAAAAAGGATACAATGTCATTCCTGTAAATCCTATTTATGGGGAGATCCTAGGGAAAAAGTCATATCCAAAAGTATCGGACATCCCGCATCAAGTTGACATATTAGATATTTTTCGAAAATCAGAAGACGTATTACCAGTAGTTCAAGATGCAATTCTCAAGAATGGAATCAAAGTTATATGGATGCAATTGGGAATTTACAATATGGAAGCAAAAGAAATTGCAGAAGAGAAAGGTCTTAGCGTTATTTATAACAGGTGTATCCTAAAAGAACATCAACGATTGTTTTAGCCATATAGATCTAATATGAATATTAGTCAGTAGAATTTTGAAAACATCGAGTAGCTTAATTAAATAGTAGATCATCTTATTTATTGTATCATTAATGCCTAAATTGGGCCAACTTGACAATAAAGTAGATTTAAAAAAAAATGAGAATTATGACAAAATAGGTTCCTTACAAAATTTTACTAAGGTTATTGTCTTTTGTATCGACAGAGATGATGATATTGGTATTAAGGGAGGACTTGAAACTCCAATTATCGGGAAAGAATTATGTATTAATGCGGGAACAAGACTAGCGATCGAAGATCCAGAAGATTCAGATTGTAATGCAATTTTTGGAGCCGTAAAATCCTATGAAGAATTCAAAATGAAAGGATACGATGTTGAGATAGCCTTGGTTGCAGGCAAATATAATAGAGGCATTGAGGGAGATCTAAAAATAACTCAGGAGATTGACAGGGTTCTAAGTGTGTACGGAGCAGATGGGGCGGTAGTAATATCAGATGGGGAAGACGATGAAACCGCAATACCTTTGATTCAGGGTCGGATTCCTATTATATCTATCCAAAGAATAATAGTAAGACAGAGTAGAAGTGTTGAATACTCCTATGCTATTTTAGCTCGTTATATAAAAATCCTGTTTTACGATCCTAGATATTCAAAATTTTTCCTGGGACTTCCTGGTGCACTTTTAGTTATAAGCGGTCTGTCAATAATTTTTGGATTCTCTCGAGAGGCATTTGCATTAGGAATTAGTATTCTGGGTGCGGCTTTTATTCTCAGGGCATTTGATATAGATAAATCAATAGCTAGTTTTTCAAAGCCTACTCCTTCTGGATTTATCAGATTATTTTCTTATTTTGCTGGTACAATGATAATCTTAGCATCAATTCTAAGCGGAATTTCTCACATTCCTCAGGAATTACTGGATTCAGATCAAGGAATAACAGCGATTATAACTGACAAAGTTGTGCTGAGTAGTTTTGCAACTGGAACAATAACGCTGCTGTGGATAGGAATTGCAACAATATTTGCAGGGATATTGTTGAGTAATTGGTTCAAAGGTAGTATCAATATTATATATGATATTCTGCGATTGGTCGTTTTGGCTTTATTATACATACCCATGTTGCAATTAACTTCCTTAATCACCGAGCGTGGAAATCCATTCAATCTGATTTCTTCATTGTTAATCGGTTTAGCGGTTACTCTGATAGTGGCAACTTTTCTATTTCAATACTTTAGAAACCGAAAGGGTGGTGAAGCTCTAAAACATGACGACCAGTAAGATATATTAGAGCATAGATGAACGTATAAAGCATCTCTCCTAATGTCTATAATAGACAAGATTTTCAAACTACTGTATTTAACATCTAGACAAAATCTAATTTATAAAATATATGAAAAACACCTGACAAGCCAAATTAATCAATTTCCTTTCCCTCAACACATAGGAATTATTCTGGATGGTAATAGGAGATGGTCAAAAATAATGGATATCGATAAAGCAAAAGGTCATCAAATGGGTGCAGACATTGCAGAAGATTTATTGAATTGGATTTACGACCTGGGGATAAGAATAACCACAGTGTATGTATTATCTAATGAAAATCTTAGTAGGGAGACGAACGAACTCGAAAATATTTACTCCTTGCTCGAGGACAAATTAATTGGTTTGTATAATGATAAGAGGATACATGAAAAGCAGATCCGAGTAAAATCGATTGGAGAATTCAACATACTCCCAAAGAGATTGCAAGATATTTTGAGAAAGTTGGAAACGAGAACGGAAAAATACGAAAATATGTATTTAAACATAGCCATTGCATATGGTGGACAGAAGGAACTAATCGACGCAATTAGAAAAATAGCAATGCTGGCAAAAGAAAACAAAATTGGAATAGATGATATTGATGAAAAGGTTATTGAAGCAAATTTATATACTGCACATCTCCCTCAAGCGGAACCAGACTTGATTTTAAGAACATCAGGGGAAAAACGATTGAGTGGTTTTTTGCTCTGGCAGAGTGCATATAGTGAACTCATATTTGTAGATATTTTTTGGCCAGAATTTAGAAAAATTGATTTGATGCGAGCAATCCGAACTTTTCAAAAGAGAGCCCGAAGATATGGCAAATAATTTCAGGATTTAAATTAGACCAGTACCCTTTACATGTGATCAATGCCTCAACATGGAGAAATTGATAAAGAGAAAAAATTAGTCTATTGTGGATATTGGATGACGTTTGAAGATTGGGAAGACATTCACAAATATAGCCCCAATATAGATGAGTCAGAAGATGATGAAAAAGAGACGGTTAAAGACATTGCATAGTTGATTTTTTTATTAAAGGTGTGGGAAGTGATTCACGATTAAGTAAATTCTCAATCTTACTGGAAAAATATCATAAAAACTTGCGGAAGGGAAGATTTCAGATCCGCGATCTGTATAAGCTTTTCAATCTGTTTAAAAGGTTGTCACTTATTAACAACAAAATGTCAGTTTCAAAAGTGGCTATTATGGAACTAAACTTTTTAGACTGATAATCTGATCGTAATATCGCATTTTATGAAAAAAAGTGTGAATTTTATGGTTAGTCTTTTAAGTAAAAAAAATTATGATAAGGTATAATCATACTCGAAAAATAGTATTTTCCATTCGTAGTTTTGTCCTATGGTGCAACTTGTAAATACAAAACTAAAGTAGGGAAGCAACTCATTATCGTAATTTTGTGAAACTCGAATTTGGTTCAAACGGATTATTGATGAAGTCTGATACTAAATACAAATAATTAAATTCAATCAAAGTTAGATTTTTTGAACTTTGAACTGTGAACTAACAGATTTATGATATTTTTAATAATTTACTTACAGCGGTTTTCGGATTGCCTTTATGTTATTTCTCAACAGGAATACGCTATCTCTATATTTATCTAATGATTTGTCTGTTGTCTATCATAGTAGGTTTTTCACGGGAATTCATATGACTTGATTCTTGTTTCACTTTATTTGACCACTATTGGATGTGATTTTATAAGGATATCATTTAGCAATTTCAATTATGATAACAAATTCACTATATTAGTTTGGTGAGGAGTTGTGTAAAAGAAAGTCTTGATAGTGCTGACATGCATGCTTGCAAGCAAATCGAATCATTTTTTGACATGCTCTAGTTTGTAATTCTTTTTTCTACATTGAAAATAGCCATAAAATCCTTTAGTTCTGACTTGATTCAATGCATCTTTCTCTTTTTATCAAGTTTTTCCCCATAGAGGAATGGACTAGGTGACCAAGATTTAATAGCCTTCCTGCTTGATGGGTCCTACGTACTACCAACTGTGGAAACCAAATGTTTACCATGAATCTATCAATGTCCAAATGAAGTTCTATGCTATGAGATGCGGGTATGTTTCTCAATGGGTGTAGGTAATGCAAAATTTTGTTTGTTTTTAGGGTCTATTGCAACTCACAGCCGAATGTAATCAAACCAGACTTTGATTTTATTTAGTCAGTAATATGTTCTGATAGTATTATTTCCATATAGAGGATGTCTTTTAAGGTTGACACTTTGTATCCAGTCAATTAATGAAGTGTGAATTCTCTTGACAATTCTGGAATATAGTAAATAGGTTTCCTCAAAGAAAAACGGTCAAAAAAGAGATTTATAGATGGTTATAGCTCCAATCTCAACTTATTTCTTGTTTGACAAATCATGTCTCATAGAAGCAAAGGATTGTTAAAGCTTTTTCGTTAGCCCTACAGCCCGATGCTACATGAACACGCTTTTATAATTGTTAAATTCATTCAAGGCAATGTATGATGAAATTTCGGCCGGGGCTGTATTATATTTGATTGACGAAAATTCCGAAATAATGTATTTGATCCTCAATTATAATTATGGACATTGGGATTTTCCCAAAGGTAATATGGAATTAGGGGAAACAGAGATAGATACAGTTTTTAGAGAAGTGTCAGAAGAAACTGGAATAGTCGACCTCCAAATAATCAACGGGTTCAGACAACAAATTTCATATAAATATAGGAAAAAATCAAAATTAGTTAATAAAGCTGTAATATACTATCTGGCGGAAACTAAATCAAAGAAAGTTGTCTTATCATTTGAGCATGTAAATTTTGAATGGCAAACTTTTGAGAAGGCACTACAAAAGCTCTCATTCGAAAACAGTAAAAGAGTGTTAAGAATGGCAAATGAATTTCTGTTAACACCAGAAAGCATGAAAAGAAGTTCGGTTAAATCCTAAAAAAGTTTTGCTTATAGTTATCAAAATCAATTAAGAATGAGTTAAAAGAGCTTATTGGAACTATAGGCACTTGATTTACGCTTTGAAATTCATTAGGGTAAAAAGTAATAATTATTGGATATGCATTTTCAATTTCAATTGATTTATTCTTTTTCATAAAGAGGGTACCTCGTTCTTTTTGTTTATCTACTACACCTACCATTTCAGGGTAAGAATTTCTTCTCCAGTGCTTACAGTCTATAACCAAAGCATTTTGCAATCTTACACCTATTACATCAATTTGTCGAGTAGGATTCTTAATCCGATAGTTCTTGTATACCACGTAGTGATGAAATTTCATAACTTCAGAAGCAAATAATTCGAAATCCTTCCAGTTAATTAGCTTACAGACAGTTAAGATATCTATGCCACACTCGACTGCAGCTAACGCAATCATAATTTTATTATAGGAAGAGGCATCTATTTGCTTGTCTCTAATTGCGACACCTCTAGTATACAGAAAATCTAAAAAACCAATAGTTAAAACATTATTCTTGATTCTAATTTTGTTTATGTTTGAATCAAATTCTTTTAGGAGACTAAGGAGCGAATTAGGATTAATTTTCAAAAATAAGAATAAAAAAAGAGTTTGAGTTTTAGCTCACTACTACCTTACCGACCATTGCTGGATGTAAGGTACAATGATATGGAAATTCTCCTGCTGTATCAAATTTATGCTCAAAGGTTTTTCCCTTGGCAGTCAAGGCTGATGGACCTTGTAAACCTGAATCAAATGCTTTCCCAACATCTGCTCCACCGGCGGTTCCAGATGTTACAGTATGGAATGCGGAATCCTCATTTGTCCATTTTACTTCCTGACCAACTTTGGCTTGAATAGGATTTGGACTGTAAGCTGTATCGGTCAATGTAGATGCACCCGGTACAATTGTTGCCTGCACTTCATCTGATTGAGCAAAAACATTATTGTTTGCGCTTGCTCCAATAGCTATTACGCTAAGGATTGCAAGTAAACTTGCTGCAAGATAAATTGGTTTATTTACCATTTTTATCAATCTTAAAGTAAAATTTACGGTAATAAATATTATAAGGTAAAGATCATCAAAATAAGCATAAAATAGTCGATAAATATTTTATACAAAATGGGCATAATAAATCTAAAGATGCAAAGTGAATGAATTCATAACCATATTGCAGAGTGTTAAACGTTTTCCAATTTCAGATTCCGAAAAAAGAGTCCTATATAATATAATTAACAATACACAAAGGGATTCGAGAAATAAAATAAAGATGTTAAAAAAATTGCTCGGTTTTATTAGTAATAGAAAGGATGAAAACATTTCAGCAGTGTCTTTTGAAACAAACAGTTTGCTTGAAAAAGGCATAATCCACTCAATCAATACGACCATAAACTCGAATCCAGGGGTTAACATCAACCAGAAGCCAGCTAATGAAGAATACAGATTAACTAGTATAGGCCTCATTCACATCTTTAACGACAGATATACTTATTCGCCTGACTTTCTGCTCAAATATCAAAATGACATCTTTTTGCAAGAAGTATTGTTCAGCCTCTTTCAAACTATTACAATAAAGGCAGCTACAGCCAAATTTTTTAACATCATTACAGATTATTTGACCTCAACATCTGACTATGTAATAAATTTGTCACTTGAGATGAACAAACCCGTGAATGAAGATATAAAAAATGAAATTGAGCACAAAATAAAGGTTTTTTCTTTGATTTTAGGCTTTAAGATAACTATTCTATTTAATGAAAACAACATCATATCATCTAATCTTGAAACAAATAATGATAAAGTAATTTTTGCTATTCACGAGGTAGAAACCCTTATGAAAAAGAATTTATCCAAGGATTCGAAATTTCTAAATTTATTATCCACAGTCTCGAGCGAATTCACATCAGGCTATGATGATTTAACCGGTTTCTTAAATCAAGATAATAAACACAGGTACGAATAATATTTTTCATCATTCAATGCATTACATCCAAGAGACGGATTAAAAACCATACAAAGAATCATTTATCACAAAAACAAAATATAATAAG
This Candidatus Nitrosocosmicus oleophilus DNA region includes the following protein-coding sequences:
- the uppS gene encoding polyprenyl diphosphate synthase; its protein translation is MSIIDKIFKLLYLTSRQNLIYKIYEKHLTSQINQFPFPQHIGIILDGNRRWSKIMDIDKAKGHQMGADIAEDLLNWIYDLGIRITTVYVLSNENLSRETNELENIYSLLEDKLIGLYNDKRIHEKQIRVKSIGEFNILPKRLQDILRKLETRTEKYENMYLNIAIAYGGQKELIDAIRKIAMLAKENKIGIDDIDEKVIEANLYTAHLPQAEPDLILRTSGEKRLSGFLLWQSAYSELIFVDIFWPEFRKIDLMRAIRTFQKRARRYGK
- a CDS encoding cupredoxin domain-containing protein — translated: MVNKPIYLAASLLAILSVIAIGASANNNVFAQSDEVQATIVPGASTLTDTAYSPNPIQAKVGQEVKWTNEDSAFHTVTSGTAGGADVGKAFDSGLQGPSALTAKGKTFEHKFDTAGEFPYHCTLHPAMVGKVVVS
- a CDS encoding bis(5'-nucleosyl)-tetraphosphatase, whose translation is MYDEISAGAVLYLIDENSEIMYLILNYNYGHWDFPKGNMELGETEIDTVFREVSEETGIVDLQIINGFRQQISYKYRKKSKLVNKAVIYYLAETKSKKVVLSFEHVNFEWQTFEKALQKLSFENSKRVLRMANEFLLTPESMKRSSVKS
- a CDS encoding CoA-binding protein, giving the protein MNTIDIDKNSDDVIKRIYDFKNIAVVGMSPNEGKPSNYVPKYLIEKGYNVIPVNPIYGEILGKKSYPKVSDIPHQVDILDIFRKSEDVLPVVQDAILKNGIKVIWMQLGIYNMEAKEIAEEKGLSVIYNRCILKEHQRLF
- a CDS encoding 6-hydroxymethylpterin diphosphokinase MptE-like protein; translated protein: MHFNNWYPYYLIIAGLLDIHIQKDFLNSLNLSGLKQIGFLGPKCFRKIQYSKALVIGAGPSIEESTVQNFIIEICKCGKNEFSTAMSENPVVIAADGATEMCLDLGIIPDYVVTDLDGDYESLLRADSGGSIMVVHAHGDNFDKIASYVPSLSNVIGTTQNFPLRNVYNFGGFTDGDRGVSLAVEFLAREILLIGMDFDSRIGFFSKRKVANLKLKKQKLQIGKYLTGMLLENSSALVTHITTSNHDSSFYGVNNYKVI
- a CDS encoding NERD domain-containing protein, whose translation is MKINPNSLLSLLKEFDSNINKIRIKNNVLTIGFLDFLYTRGVAIRDKQIDASSYNKIMIALAAVECGIDILTVCKLINWKDFELFASEVMKFHHYVVYKNYRIKNPTRQIDVIGVRLQNALVIDCKHWRRNSYPEMVGVVDKQKERGTLFMKKNKSIEIENAYPIIITFYPNEFQSVNQVPIVPISSFNSFLIDFDNYKQNFFRI
- a CDS encoding DUF373 family protein gives rise to the protein MPKLGQLDNKVDLKKNENYDKIGSLQNFTKVIVFCIDRDDDIGIKGGLETPIIGKELCINAGTRLAIEDPEDSDCNAIFGAVKSYEEFKMKGYDVEIALVAGKYNRGIEGDLKITQEIDRVLSVYGADGAVVISDGEDDETAIPLIQGRIPIISIQRIIVRQSRSVEYSYAILARYIKILFYDPRYSKFFLGLPGALLVISGLSIIFGFSREAFALGISILGAAFILRAFDIDKSIASFSKPTPSGFIRLFSYFAGTMIILASILSGISHIPQELLDSDQGITAIITDKVVLSSFATGTITLLWIGIATIFAGILLSNWFKGSINIIYDILRLVVLALLYIPMLQLTSLITERGNPFNLISSLLIGLAVTLIVATFLFQYFRNRKGGEALKHDDQ